DNA sequence from the Halococcus salsus genome:
CCGAGGGGAGCATCCGGCGCGCGCGCGACCTGATGCACGAGTCGGTGGTCGCGGTCGCGCCCGACGACAGCGTCCGGGACGCCATCGACCGGATGCGCGCCGAGGGCTACTCACAGCTTCCGGTTGTCCACGACGGCTATCCGGTAGGCATAATCTCGAACGGCGACGTCCGCCAGGCCGGCATCGACGACGCCGCCTCGCTCCCGGTGGCCGACGTGATGCGCGAGTCGATCACCACGGTGGCCCCCGACGCCGCGCTCGACGCGGTCGACACCCACCTCGACCACCACGACGCCGTGATCGTCGTCGAGGGCGGCCAGTTGCTCGGGATTATCACCGAGGCCGACGTCGCCGCCCACCTCTCCT
Encoded proteins:
- a CDS encoding CBS domain-containing protein, with the translated sequence MELPTPEELRERRHRVDLTQSALAERAGVSQPLVARIEGGDVDPRLSTLRRVVSALDAAEGSIRRARDLMHESVVAVAPDDSVRDAIDRMRAEGYSQLPVVHDGYPVGIISNGDVRQAGIDDAASLPVADVMRESITTVAPDAALDAVDTHLDHHDAVIVVEGGQLLGIITEADVAAHLS